AACCCGCCCATATTGCCACTTCATGTACATATGCATAATCCTGAAACTCCTTAATCAAGAACATAATACCAAAACAAACTAAATGTAGTAAATTTAAAAACATAAGATGAACTCACGTTTTGGACAGAACATATCTTCCAACGTTCGAGCCAATGTTTCATATGAAGTATGAGCATTGAGATCAACTTTCCTTCCAATTAACGTTCCATCCATATTCACTTTTACAGATTGATAAACTTTGTTGAATTCCCGTTTTTTCGTCTCAGAACAACAAACGTCTTTTTTCAAAGTTGTCTTTGGTTCAGGTTCGGAGTTAGATTCTTCATCGGGTGACTTTGTTTGATTAACCAATCTGTGACCTCTTCTTATTGGAGGCCATCCAACCACACTACAATAATACGATTCAAACGCTGAATTAGGGTTACAATTATAGAAATTTGAGCTCTAGTTAAACAATCAGTAATTTGGATTTTTGAAACAGAGTCACCATCAAGCCCCAAATCCTTcatttacaaatttaattaaaaaaatatatatattacattttctATTTTTATTCCTGTATAATGTACAGCATGTAAAATCAAAGTATATCCAAATTACATTAAATGTTCACtagataaataaacatatcatgtATTGATTCAATTTTCTTTTTGGCCTTCATTAGGAATATGTATGTTTGAAACATCTAGTttttggaaaccaattttccaaatTATGATCCAAATTAAATACTTTATACTATACATATAATACCTTTTTAGTaaacaatatcaatatcaatatcaatatcaatatcaatgaaGTACCAACATTCCATATAAGTCCATTTCATATAAAATTCACCTTTAATTGTAATAGTATGCATCAAAATCAAGAAACTAACAAACAATTTTGCCTATAATCATGAACTTTGATAAAAACACATACACACAATTAGGGTAACAAAATTAAAAGGGGGTTTAAATTAATTACCTAGGAGGAGAAACAGAAACATGGGGAAGATCTTTAGCAGTCAAGATTCTAGCATACTTACCCCACCCAACAACTGAATTTATTGAATTTaaaccaccgccaccaccaccaccacctatacTCAATCCAAGCCCTAATTCAAGATTTTTATCATCATCAACAACAAATTGAAATGGTGATGATACTTCAGCTAACATAACATTATTCTTGCTGGTCAACATTGACCCACCGGTGGTTGATTCATCGGATGacaccccaccaccaccaccaccaccaccaccgtcgCCGGAAAAACTACCTAATAATCCAAACCCACCATTCATTTTCAAAAAAGATTGCAACTTTCAAAGAAAAATTGAAACTTTTTAAGAACCCAATTTGAAAAATAAAACAAGGCAACTGAATTTGGTTAGAAATATAGAGAAAAAACACATTTTTATCAAATTTTTGAATGAAGATGGGCGGTGGGACCAAGGTGTCGGCTTTATGCGCTTCATATTTCATCATTTTCTTCTACAGAATTTTGTCCCCAAATGGGATGCAGTTCTATGCAGGTCACATGGAATAGTAATTTGTACATTTTTCTGGAGTTGTTGTACCTTACTTAATTTAGTCACACTCAAATAATCACAGAGAAAAGGCTTCTGGATAACCATCATAGTTTTCATTTTTCAACGCCAGATAGTACAATACAACTCTGCACACTTTTGTTTGTtacatttaaaattatttaattttatatatttaattttttaatttcTTCTTCGAATAAACTCGCAATTATTATAGCTACATCGACTTATGATTGGTGTCGTAGTTTTTTTCTAACTTGCAATTATTATAGCTACATCGACTTAACCaaccacgcgttcatctcccgcaaTTGCATAATCAACTCTGAAGGAAACCCGACCCAATTTGAGAACTTGAGCGGTAAAATCTTCCTCCCCGACTGCCTCTGCAATGTGATGTGCGGAAGACACCCTTGAGTGAATTCAAAGGTAAAGGGTCAACTTTGTGCGCAATGTTGCACCCCACggaagtcgaactcctgacctctcgctaagagaggcagaccactatcacatgagctacaacacaaggtttATTGGTGTCGTAGACTCGTAGTTGGTTCAACTTTTTTTATAATGAGTAATctccctatgaacgagcacattggctctgcCACAGCAGGTAAACTTCAGTCATCACCTTTATGTAACGTAAAGCACCTtccattataaaccctaattaggttcaaGAGGACATTGTCAAGGATTATATTCAAGACTTACAACTTCAATAAGAGTCCTGATGACCACTTAAGCAAAGTCCAAGTAGTTTAGTTGGTTCAAACTTTCAGTTAGATTAGTGAGTTAATCGATGTAAAATTGAGCTTGACTCCAGGAAGAATGCAAGTGTGTTTTGTGTAACTTTATATTAAagataagaatcatatataaaaCAATGTAAATTAAAATTGCCTTTAAATTAAGGGCAAGGGGTCACATTCCAAGTTAAGTGACCTTTGGTCTAGATTGCAAAAACATTTGTTTGGGGTGGATTTTCCAATTCTCTACTTGTATATCATCGCTGATTAGCTTCTTACAATATTATatgttatcaatactaatatttatctgATTGTGGATTTGTGGTTATCTTTAAGTGTGAAATAAGACTTTAATTAGGTAGAAAATAGTTGCTTTGTGTTTCTTTTCGAAACAAAAGAAAATGGTTACTCTTGTTAAATCAAGTTGAAGGTGCATTATTGGGTAAATGGCTTTCTTGAGGTATCATTAAGTTAATGGTCAAGCATAATCACCAAGGAAATGCCTGAGTGGTATATGAGGGCGGCCTGCTTGTTCTCAACGAgtaggcgcaagttcgattctaAAGAGGTCTTAATCTAATTGGTATTGCCAACAATTAGCTTCTCGGAGGGGGTTTTCCCAACCTTCAACCGTACTGTCAGGGTTGTTGCGATTTGGATTTCCTCATAATGCTTGTAGGTGGCATATGATCGCGAAAGTGGTTAAGTCCATTCTAGATGATGTCAATATCAACGTTCAAATAAAAAATGGTAAGCATAAAATGACTTTAGTGTAATAGGTTGATGATTAACGAATTTAGGAGTGATCAATCTTTAAACAATCATATAAACGTTTAGTACAATCATGTTTAATGTGAAAACAATTGAGGGTAGTTTAGCAGTTTGATCGTCGTAGATAGATCTGGATAAATCAACCATTGTATGAGGGTCCTTTTGGTTCTTAATTGTGTGTTATGTGTGTCTGAGTTAGTACTAAGGTTTAAATTCATAGAGAACCGAGCAACGGCAGTTATGTACATAGAATTGTTAGGTAATAATAGTTCATTAAGAAAGCTTTTAAAAGAATAACAGTTATTGTTACGAAGGATAAAATCGTTCTTAACAAGTTGCGTCCATTAGTGGAGTGCGAGAATTTAGGGCGAGCTATAGACCAAGTCTATGAATCATTTTGACGCATAAACCTCGGGGCGTTTTACGACGCCACGTAATCGGCATATGGAGAGGAAGGAGCACTCGTAACAATTCACTAACAATTATACGCTTCACAACCATTATAATTGTAATAATTTTTGGGATAGTATAGATTTATGGGCATAAAGACAAGCACATCATTATTTAACGTGAAAAAGACTCAAAGTTTGATGCATTAAAGTTAAAAAATATACATCAATAATCAAAtaattcattaattaattaatagtaGTATTCGATAAACAGAGTTTAGGCGCAAGTAAAGGGGCATATTGTGAAATGTGTCTAAAGTCAggtgaaaaactgaaagtggtaaaacttgaaaaaaaaaaaaaaaaaaaaaaaagatcaaggAAAAAACAGGGTGAATCAAAAGGACAAACAGAATAGATATGTAGCCCCACGCTTCTTTTTAACTTATATTTTCACCTTAAATTAGTACTCCGTAATTTAGTACGTAGTACTTTTTTTAATAAATCTACAATAAAAACTCTATTGAATAATACGAGTAAGTTATAGAGTACTCCGTAACTCATATTCATCGGTTctaatttaattatttttaaataaattatgtactttttatttacttttaaatTTTAACCCTAACGTTTAcatgatcttttttttttttttttaacatacaTACTTTAAAATACAAAGAAATTACAATGAGGCGAGAGTATTAATGAATATTTTACAACGGATTTATCTgagtaactagtgaaatgacccgtataactacggatttgtttaaacgaaacagtttaatgattttttttatgtattaagtgaacgtaaatgctaaagtcatttagtttaataatgCGTGGAACCAcagatttcgactaagaaactcgtcgttgtttaaacatattgatatacttaacttggtcagcaacatttattctcccacgaccttcttccaattttcatcacaattttcattacaattactattttccttgtcataaaagccTAAATTACAACATTTTACtgagacatgtatttcgtatacatatgtaacgtaattaatcccgtaaagagaacccatattatttgaataataataataataataataataataataataataataataataataatatgataatagagTGTAAcgatttttcgacttgcttttgtgccttgtattttagcgaaactacgtatttgtgcgtactgtgttactttattactccggaaccttggcacacgtgttttatattcatatatattttaaaacgtgccttggtgtatgtagaatgcttaacttgtccaccggatgctttataaccgttagtgttacttgccgttacgaataaaccgcatactgcgcgcacgtttgatttTTGTCAgaaccggaatatttggacagcgaaatattaattattattttataataataattacttggacctttggatgcttaattttatttatttaattgctagagcccaataattagtcttgttggactttctactttgatgggctcaagcccaccctactttagctagtgacccaattaattagcccaagtattattactagtgacctataataataaataaataaataaattaattaattagtgagtcatactagccatttggataaggattatcaactttatcacatgagattctagcataaggacacactttagacaccattagccaaaaagcaacaCTTTGTCTCCCCCCTCCCCTCTAAAACCGTCGGCCACCAAGGCCACCAtggccttgtccatgtcatcaatccttgtcatttcatttgcttataaatactagtcaTTTGCCTCTCATTCTAACACTTGATCATttagttttcacacacacttgttctttcttttttTCCTTTCTAGTATCACttgtaagttttttttttcttcctcttttccttatcattttcgtgtaccatcatcatcattatatgaagatcaagttccatttagctttgatcttggttacatcttgttgattcaagcatgaatccttcaagaacattgaagattcaagctttctagctttgaatcttcaccaactttgtagatctatatttttcttactttaatcttgttgttttgttaaaaagattcaaacttttatttgttatcttcatatatcttaaagatccaagctttatgcttcaagatcttcaagaacaaccaagatgcaagctttctagcttgaatctccatatatttttgttagatctaaattttctaacttatgatcttgttattttgttaaaaagattcaaacttgtgtttgttatcttcatgaaacttaaagatccaagctttatgcttcaagatcttcaaaaacactaaaggttcaagctttctagctttgtgaccttataaattgtgtgaaagggatccaagctctctagcttagggttccatcacctcatttgacttagattatgtttatacttgtttgattgatgtaaagtttgtagctttagttgtaaatgtgacttgtaattgtgttaagactaatgatatgatgtaaccttggttcatcatccatctaagactcttaaatgagttgtgttcttacttggtcttaacatattgtgtgttgatggtagaatcctagtcaaagtgatgctaaaccatcaacgagttgtacacttgaagctacaagcatcaaggatgagaaccgtgatgagcatcaagcaccaagaaccccaccggagcacttgtccactgatttttgtatctgatcagaccacctgggctactggaaagttgattttcagttagttcggttcgagtatatgattttccaattaggcctcgtcttaatccgagttacggtttaggatttatggccctccgagagtcactacaccctattaacgttgtgctgaaatttctgacctactcgcacttaaaccgtcgtcacggtcaaacgaagacgagttaggttctgaaaattggtcagctgttaggggactcatatatggagccatagccactgactatgcgtcttttcgatttacgtagaggtcgtagcagctgaccgaagtcagcctattgtttcgatctctattcttgtcgaacttacttagcttttatgatgatgaatggtgatgattatgatgacacttaaacttattttatgcattattagaatttataaagacaacctactgacctagtaacctttgatttaggttgacgacctttcggaccgacttactacttgcgtactttcattaccgactttaccgcttttatcactgtaagttatagcatccctttttaccacttttactattttgggactgagaatacatgtgctttttacgttttacatactaggcacgagtacttaaactttatatgtgtgtgggttatacaacggcataaacattccccttagcacggtaacgtttagtcattggttttttaaccggtgaacgcgaatcttagatatggatccatagggtttgacatccccactcgggctagtcgcgctagcatttaacgggtgtttaatacttcgtgaacatacacactcgccaagtgtactttcagggggttataaacgttaagtctagttaccgggtgcccacggttatacatatacttttcatactgtttgttacactgaaatctcatggcctaccttacgttattgttacaacttaaactatagctcaccaacattcgtgttaacttttaagcgtgtatttctcaggtgcctagaggtttattgcttccgctgttagacttgatgtcatgctgttagatttgctgtcttgctgttaaggacctgctgtattagttatccgctgcattactagagatgtctcattcatggaatttttctgttgcattcgtagtttatgttaatttcaaacaactgctttgtaacgacctttgggtcaaataattatgtttatgctcctattcgtaggatgcgcgctatcttttgtaaaacgctatcttcttatgaatgcaaatcggttttcaaaacagcatgtagtacttgaccgtgtaaagatcctgttgttgacgaattgtacacgatggttttgtacggggcatcacatttggtatcagagccaggttgtagggaattaggttgcattagtgagtctagaccagacctaagtaggattcactaataggactaatctacaacttgctagtttacttgtttctgcgagacttactgcatgctactgcttacttttactgctatgtgatcttactgcatgctattgcttatcttcacttccatgcgaacttgttgtatgcttattttcgctattgcatgattactatctgctttcacatgttatttctgtttagcactgttattattactgtcatgctaggttgctgtagagcctaatacatgcttgctttatgacttactgacatggaaaagttatttttccctgttcagatgtcggatattccacctgtcatcattttgggcagcgattcagactcgtcagccacctcacctactgctgagACCGACACACAGGTCCCGTTAACCAGtaaccccggcgcttcatcctccagaaccagcagccatacgcctgccccagtggttacctcaggcggagcccaggacccctcagagattccagctctacttgccccaggaccctcggagccacagcctcactccggtggtgttgtgattcccggggaatacggggacgttccgttctgtaatgagcataaccattggtgccgacgccttcctgatggacgtgtcataccgatctcacctttcagataccggatcatgactaccggtcgccgatcgccgccacctccagctgtttttgacgattcatcatctgacgactcatctacaaacgactctagtgatgatgactccgacgaggaggaccctgatgatgcacctgtacagccaccctccaccccgccgaagaagcggtaccgtttcgacggcaccgttattccggagatcaacggaggtcgagcgttcactaacgcacatgatcagcgtcgtagggttaccgcccgtaagcgggttgtgccttaccctgccgatcctttcgtgcgtaagccttaccgctttgcagcctctacttttGGAGCCggatcatctgcaccaccggcaccacctgcaccagcagcaccgcctgctctgccagcccctccctctgtcgaggaacttacaagggaggtggagatcctccgtgctaacgtaactgagctcgaggaccagatgtcccacgtaatggacatcctttacccaccgtcaccatagggctttgtagtagatttcattatgtaatctcgtttgtagttcatattttacttatgtattgtacgaaccttagcgaatgtatgcaactctttattattgaatggaactttgtattgtttaattcttgcacagtgttctatttaagttactgtatgttggttttgcggtatttgtacctggttgcgttacttaattggcatgcgtCGTGTTGTTCCCCTgtctaccatatactgtattattatatatattaaatgctggattttgacttaagtcaaaatttctgtttagaagagcaatggcaaacggacgagCATCACCCACAGCAGTacagatcgaggaaatgattgcggaacgagtagccgcagccatggcaaatgtcattcccccagccccaccggttaaccagaacttccagaacggttgcacttacaaagagtttcaaagctgcaagccccacaactttagcggcACTGAGGGGCCCGTTggattatgtgacgatcgctccaaatccatatggacgaacacgtcattcatcgatttcattgcgaggtatttgacctctatatgatacgttttgtaaacattgcattcttttgaaaaggcacaccataaatgaatatttaaatcaaaggttttcgacatctgatgatttctacatatagacaatcatcgtaaataatagtttacaataatacttccgttgacaatgcagtcaaaataagatacatggtgatgatttgatgaatgcaacgtttccttgaaaaatatgtcatgtaagactccatgcacatagcttgtctaacatataagcaaacagcggaagacttcaaggaaacctgagaataaacatgctaacaagtgtcaacacaaaggttggtgagttcatagttttagtgttgcacataatctgtatataaaggtggatcacaagatttcagttgtttcatccagaaacgtttatcaaaatattctacaagatttgagcaccctggtaactaaactttaacgttttaataagtacccctgttttaacatacatgcaactaacatgtacaatacacgcaaactaacgtgtactaacctcaaatagcatacgtctgttttatagttcaggctagggtttctatacctggaacatacggggatgtcaagccctacggatccatatacaactactcgcgcccaccagttcttataaccggcagttactagttgtcataacccatccttaaccataagaacgagttagataacgtatgatttcattgcgaggtattgacctctatatgcgacatttttaaaagaacaactgcatttattttacattacaaaccataactctatacaagctttagacaatataaagatgattatcattataacaatacgatttctagcatattttacattacaattcctcggatatgcagttttatttttgacacaaatatgcatactcaagatcttgcttaaattcaacatgttgcagcggaagcttttagttatcacctgagaatagacatgtttaaaacgtcaacataaagttggtgagatataggtttaatgccggcagcggtataaatatagaccacaagatttcatatgt
This genomic stretch from Rutidosis leptorrhynchoides isolate AG116_Rl617_1_P2 chromosome 11, CSIRO_AGI_Rlap_v1, whole genome shotgun sequence harbors:
- the LOC139874584 gene encoding auxin-responsive protein IAA13-like — its product is MNGGFGLLGSFSGDGGGGGGGGGVSSDESTTGGSMLTSKNNVMLAEVSSPFQFVVDDDKNLELGLGLSIGGGGGGGGLNSINSVVGWGKYARILTAKDLPHVSVSPPSVVGWPPIRRGHRLVNQTKSPDEESNSEPEPKTTLKKDVCCSETKKREFNKVYQSVKVNMDGTLIGRKVDLNAHTSYETLARTLEDMFCPKRSRKTGLSKLLDATSEFVLTYEDKDGDCMLVGDVPWPMFLSSVKRLRIMRNSESNNLGSHQRTIEAQTCQERNTRRRINDT